A genomic window from Flavobacterium hankyongi includes:
- a CDS encoding phage tail protein, translating to MSTEPFIGEIKIFGFNFAPQSYMTCQGQILSIAQNTALFSLLGTTYGGNGQTTFALPNLQGRVPIGQGTGPGLPTYTMGQVGGTPTTTLISSNMPIHNHAATGINVRIPVTSASEDSSATNNYIGNAVNDTFGPVASPTNSLGAPVVSGSTAMAGGSQPFSIMNPYLAINYSIAVFGIFPSRN from the coding sequence ATGTCTACGGAACCTTTCATTGGGGAAATCAAAATTTTTGGTTTTAATTTTGCACCTCAAAGCTACATGACTTGTCAAGGTCAAATTTTATCTATTGCACAAAACACAGCACTTTTCTCTTTACTAGGAACTACTTACGGAGGAAATGGTCAAACAACTTTTGCATTACCTAACTTACAAGGACGTGTACCTATTGGACAAGGTACTGGCCCTGGGTTACCAACTTACACTATGGGACAAGTTGGAGGCACACCAACTACAACATTAATATCTAGCAATATGCCAATACACAATCACGCTGCTACGGGTATTAATGTAAGAATACCTGTTACTTCTGCAAGTGAAGATTCTTCCGCTACCAACAATTACATTGGTAATGCAGTAAACGACACTTTTGGACCTGTAGCTTCACCTACAAATTCATTAGGTGCTCCAGTAGTTTCAGGATCTACAGCTATGGCTGGTGGAAGTCAACCATTTTCGATAATGAACCCATACTTAGCAATAAATTATTCGATTGCTGTTTTTGGAATTTTTCCTTCACGCAACTAA
- a CDS encoding sensor histidine kinase: MTETVVYQKELITAIIYTFSAFLLMALLLVLFFYFSRKKIIQKEIEKKNMEVNYQKELLHSILVTQEEERTRIAQDLHDDISSKLNIVSLNSHLLTAKNLSKNEIEEISTNIINLTTKALDNSRRIAHDLLPPVLEKFGLHAGIEELCFEINSGKSIEIEFKNNVDFNEADIFKHLHVFRIIQELFNNSIKHGKSTKINLSFEEKNGFVYCTFSDNGKGFDLKKIENQKGLGMKNIESRVSFLGGDINIYSEIGKGTQVVFNF; this comes from the coding sequence ATGACTGAAACTGTAGTATATCAAAAAGAATTAATTACTGCTATCATATATACCTTCAGTGCTTTTTTATTGATGGCATTACTGTTGGTTTTGTTTTTTTATTTTTCACGAAAAAAAATAATTCAAAAGGAAATTGAAAAGAAAAATATGGAGGTTAATTATCAAAAAGAACTTCTACATTCTATTTTAGTTACTCAAGAAGAAGAGAGAACGCGAATTGCTCAAGACCTTCATGATGACATTAGTTCAAAATTAAATATAGTTTCTCTTAATAGTCATTTATTAACTGCTAAGAATTTGTCTAAAAATGAAATTGAAGAAATTTCAACAAATATTATAAATCTTACAACTAAAGCTTTAGATAATTCAAGGAGAATTGCTCACGATTTGTTGCCTCCAGTACTTGAAAAATTTGGTTTACACGCAGGAATCGAAGAATTATGTTTTGAAATTAATAGTGGTAAATCTATTGAGATTGAATTTAAAAACAATGTTGATTTTAATGAAGCTGATATTTTTAAGCATTTACACGTGTTTAGAATTATTCAAGAATTATTCAACAATTCAATAAAACATGGTAAGTCAACTAAAATTAATCTTTCGTTTGAAGAAAAAAATGGATTCGTGTATTGTACGTTTTCTGACAATGGAAAAGGTTTTGATTTGAAAAAAATAGAAAATCAAAAGGGGTTAGGTATGAAAAATATAGAGAGCCGAGTTAGTTTTCTAGGTGGAGATATAAATATATATTCTGAGATTGGTAAAGGAACACAAGTAGTTTTTAATTTTTAA
- a CDS encoding ABC transporter substrate-binding protein has product MKKIGLLLPKSTYYSTIGFDLFEGLKSNLKKIGVEDFKIVTENIGFGADKQQCYRSAEKLLLDENADLVIAYIGHRMAELLRPLFLATNKILIVLDAGANMPQEWSVCPNIIYHSLHNSLGAYLSSKLAVRKGYKTGGMITGYYDGGYLQTYSLSKSFENEGGKICFNHATGYKEDDFTMEPLTGYLDSYPDSAFLSLFSGDYVQWYFQKIKDLFNETNIPIFLTPFGFEETMLKNVICPSNNIHGIAAWSKNIKNPENKSFIEEIESAGKIPNIFTLLGWESAELVKEILSLLETNTNNVSKVINGLNEFQFKSPRGLITFYSKYNQTIAPLYEASILPDDNGNCSVKINSIIENTNQHFDDLYNQELEGVTSAWYNSYVCI; this is encoded by the coding sequence ATGAAAAAAATTGGACTTTTATTACCTAAATCCACATACTATTCAACGATTGGATTTGACCTATTTGAAGGGCTCAAATCCAATTTAAAAAAAATAGGGGTAGAGGATTTTAAAATTGTAACTGAAAATATAGGATTTGGTGCAGATAAGCAACAATGCTATAGATCTGCAGAAAAATTATTATTGGACGAAAATGCAGATTTGGTTATAGCTTACATAGGACACAGAATGGCGGAACTATTACGTCCTTTATTCTTGGCAACAAATAAAATTTTAATTGTTCTCGATGCTGGTGCTAATATGCCACAAGAATGGTCTGTCTGTCCAAATATAATTTATCATTCGCTACACAACTCATTAGGGGCATATTTGTCATCAAAATTAGCAGTAAGAAAAGGCTATAAAACAGGTGGAATGATAACTGGCTATTATGATGGTGGTTATCTACAAACCTATAGTTTATCTAAAAGTTTTGAAAATGAAGGTGGTAAAATTTGTTTCAATCACGCAACGGGATACAAAGAAGATGATTTTACTATGGAACCATTAACTGGTTATTTGGATTCTTATCCTGATTCTGCTTTTTTATCATTATTTAGTGGCGATTATGTGCAATGGTATTTTCAAAAAATAAAAGACTTATTTAATGAAACAAATATCCCTATTTTTTTAACTCCATTTGGTTTTGAAGAAACAATGTTGAAAAATGTAATTTGCCCAAGTAACAATATTCACGGGATTGCTGCATGGTCAAAAAATATTAAGAACCCTGAAAACAAATCATTTATAGAAGAAATAGAATCGGCAGGTAAAATACCAAACATATTTACCTTGTTAGGATGGGAAAGTGCTGAGTTAGTAAAAGAAATACTATCTCTTTTAGAAACCAATACTAATAATGTATCGAAAGTCATAAATGGATTGAATGAATTTCAATTTAAAAGTCCAAGAGGATTAATAACATTTTATTCCAAATACAATCAGACTATAGCCCCTTTATATGAAGCTTCAATTTTACCTGATGACAATGGAAATTGTTCTGTAAAAATAAATTCAATAATAGAAAATACTAACCAACATTTTGATGATTTATATAATCAAGAATTAGAAGGTGTTACTTCTGCTTGGTATAATAGTTACGTTTGTATTTAA
- a CDS encoding T9SS type A sorting domain-containing protein has translation MKIKITLSIILLVFGIFTGQAQVFWSDTFEDAGAPSSGTRTPGNNTGTDTPYTSYFARTNNSGINVVTSLSGGYLSGEGSKFWAGENHDEITGAIVAGTEEQQITWSTISISGRSNLYFNGLFAANNTTAAFENSAFGSSHNDYIIVEYSIDGGAYLPLLKFYANNGINSGTNNKSLSLDTNGDNIGDGTILTSTFQSFEKQIPGSGLILTLRIRSYMNGGSEEWAIDNFKIQEGPVCVNPIVYNVTGGGTGSSVSVGLSNSEVGVTYQLKNGASNVGSPVAGTGSAISFGNQTTSGTYTVIGTRNVGLCTSTMNGNAVVNYVPVATPSFWNDTFEDTGAPSNGVRTAENNSGFGSPLSSYFIRTNNSNISLVSSLSGGYQLGEGAKFWAGENHDDISGAPLAGTEEQQIDWTGINISGKTGLHFKGLFAANNTSAAFETQALGDTHSDYIIVEYRIDGGAYSPLLRFYGNNDIGSGTNNRSLALDTNSDNIGDGTILSTNFQQFENSILGTGTTLDLRIRSHSNSSNEEWAMDNLRLLDSTLSNEGFILNKSFVLYPNPNNGSVINIKSDFDGDFQVINQLGQMVNTFKINSNTINSINLNSLSDGIYFIKGTDGSKVITQKMIIKK, from the coding sequence ATGAAGATCAAAATTACTTTATCAATCATCTTACTTGTGTTTGGTATTTTTACTGGACAAGCACAGGTTTTTTGGAGTGATACATTTGAAGATGCAGGAGCTCCGTCAAGTGGCACAAGAACTCCAGGAAACAATACTGGAACAGACACTCCTTATACCTCTTATTTTGCGAGAACCAACAATTCAGGAATAAATGTTGTAACTTCACTAAGTGGAGGTTATTTATCTGGCGAAGGATCAAAGTTTTGGGCTGGAGAAAATCATGATGAAATCACTGGAGCAATTGTTGCAGGCACTGAAGAGCAACAAATTACTTGGAGTACAATCAGTATTAGTGGTAGATCAAATTTGTATTTTAATGGACTTTTTGCTGCAAATAACACAACCGCAGCTTTTGAAAACTCTGCTTTTGGATCAAGCCACAATGATTACATAATCGTTGAATACAGTATTGATGGAGGAGCTTATTTACCGCTTTTGAAATTTTATGCGAATAATGGAATTAACAGTGGCACAAATAACAAATCATTGTCATTAGATACTAATGGAGATAATATAGGTGATGGTACAATTCTTACTTCAACTTTTCAATCTTTTGAAAAACAAATCCCAGGATCTGGTTTGATTTTAACACTTAGAATCAGAAGCTATATGAATGGTGGAAGTGAAGAATGGGCCATAGATAATTTTAAAATTCAAGAAGGACCAGTATGTGTTAATCCAATAGTATATAATGTCACAGGTGGAGGAACTGGTTCATCGGTTTCAGTTGGTTTATCAAATTCAGAAGTTGGAGTTACTTATCAATTAAAAAATGGAGCATCTAATGTAGGATCACCTGTGGCAGGAACTGGGTCAGCAATTTCTTTTGGTAATCAAACAACATCAGGAACTTATACTGTAATTGGCACTAGAAACGTTGGTTTATGTACTTCTACAATGAATGGTAATGCTGTTGTAAATTATGTTCCTGTTGCAACTCCTTCCTTTTGGAATGATACTTTTGAAGACACAGGAGCACCATCTAACGGTGTAAGAACGGCTGAAAATAATTCAGGTTTTGGTTCTCCTTTATCATCATATTTCATTAGAACAAATAATTCTAACATTAGCCTTGTATCATCACTTAGTGGTGGATACCAATTAGGAGAAGGAGCGAAATTTTGGGCTGGTGAAAATCATGATGACATTTCGGGAGCACCATTAGCAGGAACAGAAGAACAACAAATTGACTGGACAGGAATTAACATTAGTGGTAAAACTGGTCTTCATTTTAAAGGACTATTTGCAGCAAACAACACATCAGCTGCTTTTGAGACACAAGCTTTAGGAGACACACATAGCGATTATATAATTGTTGAATATAGAATTGACGGAGGTGCTTACAGCCCACTTCTAAGATTTTATGGAAACAACGATATTGGTTCAGGCACAAACAATAGATCTTTAGCCTTAGATACTAATTCAGACAATATTGGGGATGGAACTATACTTTCAACTAATTTTCAACAGTTTGAAAATTCAATCCTAGGAACAGGAACTACATTGGATTTAAGAATCAGATCACATTCTAATTCAAGTAATGAAGAATGGGCAATGGATAATTTAAGGTTACTAGACAGTACATTAAGTAATGAAGGTTTTATTTTAAACAAATCATTTGTATTGTATCCAAATCCTAATAATGGTAGTGTGATTAATATAAAATCAGATTTTGATGGTGATTTTCAAGTAATAAATCAATTAGGACAAATGGTTAATACTTTCAAAATAAACTCTAATACTATAAACAGTATTAATCTTAATTCACTATCGGATGGTATTTACTTTATAAAAGGAACTGATGGTTCAAAAGTAATTACTCAAAAAATGATTATTAAAAAATAA
- a CDS encoding phage tail protein, translated as MSTEPFIGEIKIFGFNFAPVSYALCQGQIVSIAQNTALFSLLGTMYGGNGQTTFALPDLRGRMPIGQGQGPGLPFYNMGEVAGTTNVTLLSTNMPIHNHAATGINVRIPVTSASEDSSATNNYIGNAVNDTFGSAPSTTNSLGAPVVSGSTALAGGSQPFSILNPYLAINYSIATQGIFPSRN; from the coding sequence ATGTCTACAGAACCTTTTATCGGGGAAATCAAAATTTTTGGTTTCAATTTCGCGCCTGTTAGTTATGCGCTTTGTCAAGGTCAAATTGTGAGTATTGCACAAAACACAGCCCTTTTTTCTTTACTTGGAACAATGTATGGTGGAAACGGACAAACAACTTTTGCTCTTCCGGATTTAAGAGGTCGTATGCCAATTGGTCAAGGACAAGGTCCAGGATTACCTTTTTATAACATGGGAGAAGTAGCTGGAACAACAAATGTAACATTACTATCTACTAATATGCCCATCCATAATCACGCTGCAACAGGCATCAACGTTAGAATACCAGTAACTTCTGCAAGTGAAGATTCATCAGCAACTAACAATTACATTGGTAATGCAGTAAATGATACTTTTGGATCTGCTCCATCTACCACGAATTCGTTAGGAGCACCTGTGGTTTCTGGATCAACTGCTTTAGCAGGAGGTAGTCAACCTTTTTCAATTTTGAATCCTTATTTAGCAATCAATTATTCTATTGCAACACAAGGAATCTTCCCATCAAGAAATTAG
- a CDS encoding methionyl-tRNA formyltransferase encodes MENKKKIVILCGGKFAFKALQLLAFEKFLCGIAIGKGNKSVTEALENEATNSGLAFKSFPTKKSISAMREWIDEIRPDYIFSISFPYLIPESVLSYGDDRFINFHPGPLPRYRGPMPIFEVLRNQEEQTAICAHFMNSNFDEGNVIFNDPIVIKQNETYGSLTVKISNRMSQVVLNVANMLEYGSKIPNFVQDEDDSCYYEKPELSDTFINWKNMNAQEIIALINACNPWNTGADATLLGEQIKIISAVLIDEHHDNLQVGSIISLSDEGFLKIACSDNEIIGINILSTDEGIMTSKEYSNLKKINQYVLN; translated from the coding sequence ATGGAAAACAAAAAGAAAATAGTAATATTATGTGGCGGGAAGTTCGCTTTCAAAGCATTGCAGTTATTAGCATTTGAGAAATTCCTTTGTGGGATTGCAATTGGTAAAGGTAATAAATCTGTAACTGAAGCATTAGAAAACGAAGCTACAAATAGCGGATTAGCTTTTAAATCTTTTCCAACTAAAAAATCTATTTCTGCTATGCGAGAATGGATAGACGAAATACGACCGGATTATATTTTCTCAATTTCATTTCCTTATTTAATACCAGAATCTGTTTTATCCTATGGAGATGACAGATTTATTAATTTTCATCCAGGTCCATTACCAAGGTATAGAGGGCCAATGCCCATTTTTGAAGTTTTAAGAAATCAAGAAGAACAAACTGCTATTTGTGCCCATTTTATGAATAGCAATTTTGATGAAGGCAACGTTATTTTTAATGATCCAATTGTAATCAAACAAAATGAAACATACGGTAGTTTAACTGTCAAAATAAGCAACAGAATGTCTCAAGTAGTTCTTAATGTTGCAAACATGTTAGAATACGGATCCAAAATACCCAATTTTGTTCAGGACGAAGACGATTCTTGTTATTACGAAAAGCCAGAACTGTCTGACACATTCATTAACTGGAAAAACATGAATGCACAGGAGATTATTGCTTTAATTAACGCTTGTAATCCTTGGAATACTGGGGCAGATGCCACTTTACTTGGTGAACAAATAAAAATCATTTCAGCAGTTTTAATAGATGAACATCATGATAATCTGCAAGTTGGCAGTATTATATCATTATCCGATGAAGGCTTCTTAAAAATTGCTTGTTCTGATAATGAAATAATTGGAATAAATATTTTAAGTACTGATGAAGGAATTATGACTTCTAAGGAATATTCTAATTTAAAAAAAATAAACCAATACGTATTAAACTAA
- a CDS encoding beta strand repeat-containing protein, with protein MKQKITLLFMVLLFGLFNGNAQTQFWSDTFEDAGAPSSGTRTPENNTGFGFPYTAYFVRTNNASINIVTTPTGGYSSVEGSKFWAGEDHDGMTGTTIVGTEEQEINWTGININGKSGLIFRGLFAANNTTAAFENTAFGFSHNDYVIVEYRVDGGAYQPLLRFFANNGTTSGTDNKSLAIDTNNDSIGDSTILNSTFQNLEVPIPSTGTTLDLRIRAFMNAASEEWAIDNFRLLETPVCVAPTITAQPSNRSICNNANTTFAVTATGATGYQWQVNTGSGFTDIANGGVYSNATTNTLTITGATSGMNGYLYRCITYNGTITCFTNSSQATLTISNINTSTASQTNVACNGGNTGSATIIPTGGIAPYTYSWSPSGGTGSTASGLSAGSYTVTVTDNIGCTATRNYTITQPPALTLNPNSQTNIACNGGSNGAASVNAATGGAGGYTYNWTPGNPTGDGTTSVTGLTAGTWTCTVTDANGCTATRNFTITQPPALSLTAASQTNIACNGGSNGAASVNTATGGAGGYTYNWTPGNPTGDGTTSVTGLTAGTWTCTVTDANGCTATRNFTITQPASAVSGTTVVTNVACFGGNTGAINLTPTGGVGPYTFNWVGGPTTEDRTSLAAGTYSVTITDANGCTGTVNATVTQPASAVSGTTVVTNVACFGGNTGAINLTPTGGVGPYTFNWVGGPTTEDRTSLAAGTYSVTITDANGCTGTVNATVTQPASAVSGTTVVTNVACFGGNTGAINLTPTGGVGPYTFNWVGGPTTEDRTSLVAGTYSVTITDANGCTGTVNATVTQPASAVSGTTVVTNVACFGGNTGAINLTPTGGVGPYTFNWVGGPTTEDRTSLAAGTYSVTITDANGCTGTVNATVTQPTSAVSGTTVVTNVACFGGNTGAINLTPTGGVGPYTFNWVGGPTTEDRTSLAAGTYSVTITDANGCTGTVNATVTQPTSAVSGTTVVTNVACFGGNTGAINLTPTGGVGPYTFNWVGGPTTEDRTSLAAGTYSVTITDANGCTGTVNATVTQPASAVSGTTVVTNVACNGGNTGAINLTPTGGVGPYTFNWVGGPTTEDRTSLAAGTYSVTITDANGCTGTVNATVTQPASAVSGTTVVTNVACNGGNTGAINLTPTGGVGPYTFNWVGGPTTEDRTSLAAGTYSVTITDANGCTGTVSGITVNQPTALIASASAQTNVSCNGGANGSATVSASGGTAGYTYSWAPTGGTGATASGLTAGTYTVTVTDANGCTDTQSFTIIQPTALIASASAQTNVSCNGGANGSATVSASGGTAGYTYSWAPTGGTSTTASGLVAGTYTVTVTDANGCTDTQSFTITEPSAIDSNVTQAAGVLTATQTGATYQWYSCPNTSLTGETNQTYTPTVVGDYKVDITVGGCTVTSNCITVTTLGINEFDLFSKFKMYPNPTNGNLNIETETDGDFVIINQIGQIVERFSAKANTKTTINIERLSEGTYFVKGGKGTNIPTKKLVIKK; from the coding sequence ATGAAACAAAAAATTACACTACTTTTTATGGTGTTACTCTTTGGTCTTTTTAATGGTAATGCCCAAACTCAGTTTTGGAGCGATACTTTTGAAGATGCCGGAGCACCATCAAGCGGGACCAGAACCCCCGAGAACAATACTGGATTTGGTTTTCCCTATACAGCATATTTTGTTAGGACTAATAATGCCTCAATTAATATTGTAACAACTCCTACTGGTGGATATTCAAGTGTAGAAGGTTCTAAATTTTGGGCTGGTGAGGATCATGATGGAATGACTGGAACAACAATTGTTGGAACTGAAGAACAAGAAATCAATTGGACTGGAATTAATATTAATGGCAAAAGCGGTCTTATTTTTAGAGGTCTTTTTGCAGCAAATAACACTACAGCTGCATTTGAAAACACTGCATTTGGTTTTTCACATAATGATTACGTAATTGTCGAATATAGAGTTGATGGCGGGGCATATCAACCTTTGTTAAGATTTTTCGCAAATAATGGAACTACCAGTGGAACAGACAATAAATCATTAGCTATAGACACTAATAACGACAGTATTGGAGATAGTACTATTCTTAATTCAACTTTTCAAAATCTTGAAGTACCTATACCTTCAACAGGAACAACTTTAGATTTAAGAATTAGAGCTTTTATGAACGCCGCTAGTGAAGAGTGGGCTATCGATAATTTTAGATTATTAGAAACTCCTGTATGTGTTGCGCCAACAATTACTGCACAACCAAGTAACAGAAGTATTTGCAATAATGCAAATACAACCTTTGCAGTAACTGCAACAGGAGCAACTGGTTATCAATGGCAGGTGAATACTGGAAGTGGATTTACTGATATCGCTAATGGAGGTGTTTATTCAAATGCAACAACAAACACTTTAACGATAACTGGAGCTACTTCTGGCATGAATGGTTATTTGTATAGATGTATTACTTATAACGGAACTATTACTTGTTTTACAAATTCAAGTCAAGCAACCTTAACAATATCCAATATTAATACCTCAACAGCTTCACAAACCAATGTCGCTTGTAATGGAGGAAATACAGGTTCGGCTACAATTATACCTACAGGAGGAATTGCACCTTACACTTATTCTTGGTCACCTTCTGGCGGGACTGGATCAACAGCTTCAGGATTGAGTGCTGGAAGCTATACAGTAACAGTAACAGACAATATTGGTTGTACTGCAACAAGAAATTATACTATAACCCAACCTCCTGCTTTAACATTAAATCCTAATTCTCAAACTAATATAGCTTGTAATGGAGGATCAAATGGTGCTGCCTCAGTAAATGCTGCTACAGGTGGAGCTGGTGGATATACCTACAACTGGACTCCAGGAAATCCAACTGGAGACGGAACAACTTCGGTTACTGGACTAACAGCAGGTACTTGGACATGTACTGTAACTGATGCTAACGGATGTACTGCTACTAGAAACTTTACAATTACACAACCTCCTGCCCTTTCTCTTACAGCTGCTTCTCAAACTAATATAGCTTGTAATGGAGGATCAAATGGTGCTGCCTCAGTAAATACTGCTACAGGTGGAGCTGGTGGATATACCTACAACTGGACTCCAGGAAATCCAACTGGAGACGGAACAACTTCGGTAACTGGCCTAACAGCAGGTACTTGGACATGTACTGTAACTGATGCTAACGGATGTACCGCTACTAGAAACTTTACAATTACACAACCAGCTTCTGCGGTAAGCGGAACAACTGTAGTAACAAATGTTGCTTGCTTTGGTGGTAACACAGGAGCAATTAACCTGACTCCAACTGGTGGTGTAGGACCATATACTTTTAACTGGGTGGGTGGCCCAACTACCGAAGATAGAACTTCACTTGCTGCTGGAACATATTCGGTAACTATCACTGATGCTAATGGTTGTACTGGAACTGTAAATGCAACTGTTACACAACCAGCTTCTGCGGTAAGCGGAACAACTGTAGTAACAAATGTTGCTTGCTTTGGTGGTAACACAGGAGCAATTAACCTGACTCCAACTGGTGGTGTAGGACCATATACTTTTAACTGGGTGGGTGGCCCAACTACCGAAGATAGAACTTCACTTGCTGCTGGAACATATTCGGTAACTATCACTGATGCTAATGGTTGTACTGGAACTGTAAATGCAACTGTTACACAACCAGCTTCTGCGGTAAGCGGAACAACTGTAGTAACAAATGTTGCTTGCTTTGGTGGTAACACAGGAGCAATTAACCTGACTCCAACTGGTGGTGTAGGACCATATACTTTTAACTGGGTGGGTGGCCCAACTACCGAAGATAGAACTTCACTTGTTGCTGGAACATATTCGGTAACTATCACTGATGCTAATGGTTGTACTGGAACTGTAAATGCAACTGTTACACAACCAGCTTCTGCGGTAAGCGGAACAACTGTAGTAACAAATGTTGCTTGCTTTGGTGGTAACACAGGAGCAATTAACCTGACTCCAACTGGTGGTGTAGGACCATATACTTTTAACTGGGTGGGTGGCCCAACTACCGAAGATAGAACTTCACTTGCTGCTGGAACATATTCGGTAACTATCACTGATGCTAATGGTTGTACTGGAACTGTAAATGCAACTGTTACACAACCAACTTCTGCGGTAAGCGGAACAACTGTAGTAACAAATGTTGCTTGCTTTGGTGGTAACACAGGAGCAATTAACCTGACTCCAACTGGTGGTGTAGGACCATATACTTTTAACTGGGTGGGTGGCCCAACTACCGAAGATAGAACTTCACTTGCTGCTGGAACATATTCGGTAACTATCACTGATGCTAATGGTTGTACTGGAACTGTAAATGCAACTGTTACACAACCAACTTCTGCGGTAAGCGGAACAACTGTAGTAACAAATGTTGCTTGCTTTGGTGGTAACACAGGAGCAATTAACCTGACTCCAACTGGTGGTGTAGGACCATATACTTTTAACTGGGTGGGTGGCCCAACTACCGAAGATAGAACTTCACTTGCTGCTGGAACATATTCGGTAACTATCACTGATGCTAATGGTTGTACTGGAACTGTAAATGCAACTGTTACACAACCAGCTTCTGCGGTAAGCGGAACAACTGTAGTAACAAACGTGGCTTGTAATGGTGGTAACACAGGAGCAATCAACCTGACTCCAACTGGTGGTGTAGGACCATATACTTTTAACTGGGTGGGTGGCCCAACTACCGAAGATAGAACTTCACTTGCTGCTGGAACATATTCGGTAACTATCACTGATGCTAATGGTTGTACTGGAACTGTAAATGCAACTGTTACACAACCAGCTTCTGCGGTAAGCGGAACAACTGTAGTAACAAACGTGGCTTGTAATGGTGGTAACACAGGAGCAATCAACCTGACTCCAACTGGTGGTGTAGGACCATATACTTTTAACTGGGTGGGTGGCCCAACTACCGAAGATAGAACTTCACTTGCTGCTGGAACTTACTCTGTTACAATTACTGATGCTAATGGATGTACCGGAACTGTTTCTGGAATTACTGTAAATCAACCAACCGCATTAATTGCATCAGCTTCAGCGCAAACCAATGTATCTTGTAATGGTGGTGCAAACGGATCTGCTACAGTAAGTGCTTCAGGTGGAACTGCTGGATATACTTATTCTTGGGCTCCAACTGGCGGAACTGGCGCTACAGCTTCAGGACTTACAGCAGGAACTTACACTGTTACGGTTACAGATGCTAATGGCTGTACAGATACTCAAAGTTTTACAATAATACAACCAACTGCATTAATTGCATCAGCTTCAGCGCAAACCAATGTATCTTGTAATGGTGGTGCAAACGGATCTGCTACAGTAAGTGCTTCAGGTGGAACTGCTGGGTATACTTATTCTTGGGCTCCAACTGGCGGAACTAGTACAACTGCTTCTGGACTTGTAGCAGGAACTTATACTGTTACGGTTACCGATGCGAATGGTTGTACAGATACTCAAAGTTTCACAATTACTGAACCATCAGCTATTGATTCAAACGTAACTCAAGCTGCTGGTGTATTGACTGCAACTCAAACTGGAGCTACTTATCAATGGTACAGTTGTCCTAATACAAGTTTAACAGGTGAAACAAATCAAACTTATACTCCTACTGTAGTTGGAGATTATAAAGTTGACATTACTGTTGGTGGTTGTACTGTGACTTCAAATTGTATTACAGTAACTACTCTTGGCATTAATGAATTTGATTTATTCTCTAAATTCAAAATGTATCCTAATCCAACGAATGGAAATCTTAATATTGAGACTGAAACAGATGGTGATTTTGTAATTATAAATCAAATAGGTCAAATTGTAGAACGTTTTAGTGCAAAAGCTAATACTAAAACTACCATCAATATTGAAAGACTAAGTGAAGGGACCTACTTTGTAAAAGGTGGTAAAGGAACAAATATTCCAACAAAAAAATTAGTTATAAAAAAGTAA
- a CDS encoding phage tail protein yields MSTEPFIGEIKIFAFDFAPRYHANCAGQIMSIAQNTALFSLLGTTYGGNGQTTFALPDLRGRMAIGQGTGPGLPNYTMGQMSGSTNVTLLTSNMPIHNHAATGINVRIPVTSINEDSSATNNYIGNAVSDTFGSVASPTNSLGAPEISGSTALAGGSQPFSILNPYITINYSIALQGIFPSRN; encoded by the coding sequence ATGTCAACAGAACCTTTTATTGGAGAAATAAAAATTTTCGCATTTGATTTCGCACCAAGATACCATGCCAATTGTGCTGGTCAAATAATGAGTATCGCTCAAAATACAGCCCTTTTTTCTTTATTGGGAACAACTTATGGTGGAAACGGCCAAACAACTTTTGCTTTACCAGATTTAAGAGGACGAATGGCTATAGGACAAGGAACTGGACCTGGTCTTCCTAATTATACTATGGGACAAATGAGTGGAAGTACAAATGTAACTTTGCTAACCTCTAATATGCCTATTCATAATCACGCTGCAACTGGAATTAATGTTAGAATACCTGTAACTTCAATAAATGAAGATTCATCTGCAACAAATAATTACATTGGTAATGCGGTAAGTGATACTTTTGGATCTGTGGCATCTCCAACAAATTCATTAGGTGCTCCAGAAATTTCAGGATCAACTGCTTTAGCAGGAGGTAGTCAACCTTTTTCTATCTTAAATCCATACATAACAATTAATTACTCTATTGCACTTCAAGGAATTTTCCCATCAAGAAATTAA